One Pseudomonas fluorescens genomic region harbors:
- a CDS encoding GntP family permease: MSVIIAWAALALLMLAAYRGYSVILFAPIAALGAVLLTDPSAVAPAFTGVFMEKMVGFIKLYFPVFLLGAVFGKLIELSGFSRSIVAAAIRLLGTRQAMLVIVLVCALLTYGGVSLFVVVFAVYPFAAEMFRQSNIPKRLIPATIALGAFSFTMDALPGTPQIQNIIPSTFFNTTAWAAPWLGVIGTIFVFCAGMLFLQRQRNKAQRAGEGYGTELRNEPETAEDLQLPNPWLALSPLLAVGIMNLLFTQWIPQWYGKTHSLALPGMTAPVTTEIAKLTAIWAVQAALLVGILMVLAFGFQAIRSKLAEGSKSAVSGALLAAMNTASEYGFGAVIASLPGFLVLADWLKQIPNPLVNEAITVTLLAGITGSASGGMSIALAAMSEQFIAAAHAANIPLEVLHRVAAMASGGMDTLPHNGAVITLLAVTGLTHREAYKDIFCITLIKTLAVFVVIGTFYATGIV; this comes from the coding sequence ATGAGTGTGATCATTGCCTGGGCAGCCCTCGCGCTGCTGATGCTCGCCGCCTACCGTGGCTACAGCGTCATCCTCTTCGCCCCGATCGCCGCCCTTGGTGCGGTGTTGCTCACTGATCCTTCCGCCGTCGCGCCCGCCTTTACCGGTGTGTTCATGGAGAAGATGGTCGGGTTCATCAAACTGTATTTTCCAGTGTTTCTGCTCGGCGCCGTGTTCGGCAAATTGATTGAGTTGTCGGGTTTTTCGCGTTCCATCGTCGCGGCGGCGATTCGGCTGCTCGGCACCAGACAGGCAATGCTGGTCATCGTGCTGGTCTGCGCCCTGCTCACGTATGGCGGCGTATCGCTGTTCGTGGTGGTGTTTGCGGTGTATCCGTTTGCCGCCGAAATGTTCCGCCAGAGCAATATTCCCAAACGGCTGATCCCGGCGACTATCGCCCTCGGGGCATTTTCGTTCACCATGGACGCGCTGCCCGGCACTCCGCAAATTCAGAACATCATCCCCAGCACCTTCTTCAACACCACCGCATGGGCGGCGCCGTGGCTGGGCGTGATTGGCACGATTTTCGTGTTTTGCGCCGGCATGCTGTTTTTGCAGCGCCAGCGCAACAAGGCGCAACGTGCCGGCGAAGGTTATGGCACCGAGCTGCGCAACGAACCGGAAACCGCGGAAGACCTGCAACTGCCGAACCCGTGGCTTGCACTGTCGCCGCTGCTGGCGGTGGGCATCATGAACCTGCTGTTCACCCAGTGGATTCCACAGTGGTATGGCAAAACCCATAGCCTCGCGCTGCCGGGCATGACCGCGCCGGTCACTACCGAAATCGCCAAACTCACGGCGATCTGGGCGGTGCAGGCGGCGTTGCTGGTGGGCATTCTGATGGTGCTGGCGTTCGGCTTTCAGGCGATTCGCAGCAAGCTTGCCGAGGGCAGTAAAAGCGCAGTCAGCGGCGCACTGCTGGCGGCGATGAACACCGCGTCGGAATACGGTTTCGGTGCAGTGATCGCCTCGCTGCCGGGGTTTCTGGTGCTGGCCGACTGGCTCAAGCAGATCCCCAATCCGCTGGTCAACGAGGCCATCACCGTCACCCTGCTGGCAGGTATCACCGGGTCTGCTTCGGGCGGTATGAGCATCGCGCTGGCGGCCATGTCCGAACAATTCATCGCCGCTGCTCACGCCGCCAATATTCCTTTGGAAGTGCTGCACCGCGTGGCCGCGATGGCCAGTGGCGGCATGGACACCCTGCCGCACAACGGCGCGGTGATTACGCTGCTGGCGGTGACCGGTCTGACCCACCGCGAAGCCTACAAAGATATTTTCTGTATTACGCTGATCAAGACCCTGGCGGTTTTCGTGGTGATCGGCACTTTCTACGCCACTGGCATTGTGTGA
- a CDS encoding sigma-54 interaction domain-containing protein: MNTTESLKDYQRVRTLAIRSLFEIIEQSSEGTVIVDRDANIVWMNERYARRFGLESAAGAIGKPCESVIPGSLLREVVRTGRPILLDMQDTPKEPLVVMRLPIHDDAGMVIGAIGFALFDELRTLSPMLKRYLSMQEELASTRSLLRARQTKYNFAHFIGTSAASLEVKRRARRSASAESPVLLLGETGTGKELLAQAIHSASPRAHKAFVSINSAAIPEALLEAEFFGTAPGAFTGADRKGRTGKLQIAQGGTLFLDEIGDMPLPLQSKLLRVLQEKEFEPVGSNEVIQSDVRVIAATSTDLQAAIKRGEFRADLYYRLNVLPIQVPPLRERLDDLPALSEAILEELRSQHELHRDALALLGQHAWPGNIRELRNVLERAALLSDDLMLTESDIRAAIGTVTPVERALPALNVTATTETFAQARERFDRQLIQATLAQCAGNVPAAAARLGLGRSTLYKKMLALGIA; encoded by the coding sequence ATGAACACCACCGAAAGCCTCAAGGACTATCAACGGGTCCGCACCCTGGCGATCCGCTCGCTGTTCGAAATCATCGAGCAGTCCAGTGAAGGCACGGTGATCGTTGATCGTGATGCCAATATTGTCTGGATGAATGAGCGCTATGCGCGGCGCTTTGGCCTTGAGTCCGCCGCAGGGGCGATCGGCAAGCCGTGCGAAAGCGTGATCCCCGGCAGTCTGTTGCGCGAGGTGGTGCGCACCGGGCGCCCGATTCTGCTGGACATGCAGGACACGCCCAAAGAGCCGTTGGTGGTGATGCGCCTGCCGATCCATGACGACGCCGGGATGGTGATCGGCGCCATCGGGTTTGCGCTGTTCGATGAGCTGCGCACGCTGTCGCCGATGCTCAAGCGCTACTTGAGCATGCAGGAAGAACTGGCCTCGACCCGCTCGCTGTTGCGGGCGCGGCAGACCAAATACAATTTCGCCCATTTCATCGGCACGAGCGCCGCCAGCCTCGAAGTCAAACGTCGGGCGCGGCGCAGTGCCAGCGCCGAGTCGCCGGTGTTGCTGCTTGGCGAAACCGGCACCGGCAAGGAATTGCTTGCGCAGGCCATCCACAGTGCCTCGCCACGGGCGCACAAAGCATTTGTCAGTATCAACAGCGCGGCGATTCCCGAAGCGTTGCTGGAAGCGGAATTTTTCGGCACCGCGCCCGGGGCGTTCACCGGCGCCGATCGCAAGGGTCGCACCGGCAAACTGCAAATAGCTCAGGGTGGCACGCTGTTTCTCGACGAGATCGGCGACATGCCGCTGCCGCTGCAAAGCAAATTGCTTCGGGTGCTGCAGGAAAAGGAATTCGAACCCGTAGGCTCCAACGAAGTGATCCAGAGTGACGTGCGCGTGATCGCCGCGACATCGACAGATCTGCAAGCGGCGATCAAGCGCGGCGAGTTCCGCGCAGACTTGTATTACCGCCTTAACGTGTTGCCGATCCAGGTGCCGCCGTTGCGTGAACGTCTCGATGACTTGCCGGCACTCAGCGAGGCCATCCTCGAAGAGCTGCGCAGTCAGCATGAATTGCACCGTGACGCGTTGGCGCTGCTCGGCCAGCATGCCTGGCCGGGCAACATTCGCGAACTGCGCAATGTGCTGGAACGGGCGGCGCTGTTGAGTGATGACCTGATGCTGACGGAGAGCGACATCCGCGCAGCGATTGGCACGGTTACCCCGGTGGAACGCGCCTTGCCGGCGCTCAATGTCACGGCGACAACAGAGACCTTTGCGCAGGCGCGTGAACGGTTTGATCGGCAGTTGATTCAGGCCACGCTAGCGCAATGCGCGGGGAATGTGCCTGCGGCAGCGGCTCGGTTGGGGTTGGGACGGTCGACGTTGTACAAGAAAATGCTGGCGTTGGGGATTGCTTGA
- a CDS encoding ABC transporter ATP-binding protein, with protein sequence MTDNLIEIRNLNVAFNGQRVVRELCLDIRPGECLALVGESGSGKSVTAHSILQLLPETDAQTTGSIRYRGKELVGSDPKVLRELRGNRIAMIFQEPMTSLNPLHTIEKQIGETLLLHRGLGGKAAQHRILELLGLVGIQKPKERLKAYPHQLSGGQRQRVMIAMALACEPELLIADEPTTALDVTVQRKILLLLKSLQQRLGMSLLLISHDLNLVRSIAQRVCVMKAGEIVEQAPCETLFTEPKHPYSCVLLNAEPEGEALPRDERENVLEVEDLRVEFVVGGGLFQRKQYLRAVDGISLSIQRGKTLGIVGESGSGKSTLGQAILRLIDSEGSIRFQGEALDGLNQKQLRPWRRQMQVVFQDPFGSLSPRMSVAQIISEGLEVHSESTANECDQQVIRVLKEVGLDPESRHRYPHEFSGGQRQRIAIARALVLKPALILLDEPTSALDRTVQKQVVALLRDLQEKHGLTYLFISHDLAVVRALAHDMIVIKDGKVVERGASHDVFDSPQHPYTQELLAAAHPE encoded by the coding sequence GCCAGCGCGTGGTGCGGGAACTTTGCCTGGATATTCGCCCCGGCGAATGTCTGGCACTGGTCGGTGAATCGGGCTCGGGCAAATCGGTGACGGCGCACTCGATCCTGCAACTGTTGCCCGAAACCGATGCACAGACTACCGGCAGCATTCGCTATCGCGGCAAGGAACTGGTGGGCTCGGACCCCAAGGTCCTGCGCGAGTTACGCGGCAACCGTATCGCGATGATCTTTCAGGAGCCGATGACCTCGCTCAATCCGCTGCACACCATTGAAAAGCAGATTGGCGAAACGCTGTTGTTGCACCGTGGTCTCGGCGGTAAAGCGGCGCAGCATCGGATCCTCGAACTGCTCGGTCTGGTCGGCATTCAGAAACCCAAGGAGCGCCTCAAGGCTTACCCGCATCAGTTATCGGGTGGCCAACGCCAACGTGTGATGATTGCCATGGCGCTGGCCTGCGAGCCGGAACTGCTGATCGCCGACGAGCCGACTACCGCGCTCGATGTCACCGTGCAGCGCAAGATTCTGCTGCTGCTCAAGTCCCTGCAGCAGCGGCTCGGCATGTCGTTGTTGCTGATCAGCCACGATCTCAATCTGGTGCGCAGCATTGCTCAGCGCGTGTGCGTGATGAAGGCCGGGGAGATCGTCGAACAGGCACCGTGCGAAACGCTGTTCACCGAACCCAAACATCCCTATAGCTGTGTATTGCTTAATGCCGAGCCGGAAGGCGAAGCCCTGCCTCGAGATGAGCGCGAAAACGTGCTGGAAGTCGAGGATCTGCGGGTCGAGTTCGTTGTTGGCGGCGGACTGTTTCAACGCAAGCAGTACCTGCGCGCAGTCGACGGTATCAGTCTGAGCATCCAGCGCGGCAAGACGCTGGGCATCGTCGGCGAATCCGGCTCGGGCAAATCGACGCTGGGCCAGGCAATCCTGCGGCTGATCGACTCCGAAGGCAGCATTCGCTTTCAGGGCGAAGCGCTCGACGGCCTCAACCAGAAACAGCTGCGCCCGTGGCGGCGGCAGATGCAAGTGGTGTTTCAGGACCCGTTCGGTAGCCTCAGCCCACGCATGTCAGTGGCGCAGATCATCAGTGAAGGTCTGGAAGTCCATAGCGAATCGACCGCCAATGAGTGTGATCAGCAGGTGATCCGCGTTCTCAAGGAAGTCGGCCTCGATCCGGAAAGCCGTCATCGCTATCCCCACGAATTCTCCGGTGGCCAGCGCCAACGCATCGCCATCGCCCGCGCACTGGTGCTCAAACCCGCCCTGATTCTGCTCGATGAACCAACGTCGGCACTGGACCGCACGGTACAGAAACAAGTGGTCGCCCTGCTCCGCGACCTGCAGGAAAAACACGGCCTGACCTATTTGTTCATCAGCCATGACCTGGCCGTGGTCCGCGCTCTCGCCCATGACATGATCGTGATCAAGGACGGCAAAGTGGTCGAGCGCGGCGCCAGTCATGACGTCTTTGACTCCCCGCAGCATCCGTACACCCAAGAGCTGTTGGCGGCGGCGCATCCTGAATGA